From one Nonomuraea polychroma genomic stretch:
- a CDS encoding zinc-binding dehydrogenase, which produces MRAVVLRQYGGPEALRVEKVPDPVAGPGQVLVEVAVAGVTFVETQVRADRGPRRAELPAILGNGVAGTVLAVGEGVDETLAGTRVVSTLNGYGGYAELAVASAGDLIPVPEGLSLEIAVALLADGRTAVGLARAAAPRPGEWVLVEAAGGGVGSLLVQLARAAGARVIGAASSAGKRELAASLGAELTVDYTDPGWTDVVRAATGGLDVVFDGVGGEIGAAAQELLKDGGRLSAYGMAGGPMTTPGPRVTAVPWPQTDLRELSRAALAEAVAGRLRPTIGAVLPLESAAEAHAAIESRAVRGKTLLVP; this is translated from the coding sequence ATGCGTGCGGTGGTCTTGAGGCAGTACGGCGGGCCTGAGGCGCTCCGGGTCGAGAAGGTGCCGGACCCCGTCGCCGGGCCAGGGCAGGTGCTGGTGGAGGTCGCGGTGGCGGGCGTCACGTTCGTGGAGACGCAGGTGCGGGCGGACCGGGGCCCGCGGCGGGCCGAGCTGCCCGCGATCCTCGGCAACGGGGTCGCCGGGACCGTGCTGGCGGTGGGCGAAGGTGTGGACGAGACGCTGGCCGGCACGCGGGTGGTCAGCACGCTGAACGGCTACGGGGGTTACGCGGAGCTGGCGGTGGCGAGCGCCGGCGACCTTATCCCGGTGCCCGAGGGCCTGTCGCTGGAGATCGCGGTGGCGCTGCTGGCCGACGGGCGCACCGCCGTCGGCCTGGCCAGGGCCGCCGCGCCGCGGCCCGGCGAGTGGGTGCTGGTGGAGGCGGCGGGCGGCGGCGTGGGCAGCCTGCTGGTGCAACTGGCCCGTGCCGCCGGGGCGCGGGTCATCGGCGCGGCGAGCAGCGCGGGCAAACGCGAGCTCGCCGCGAGCCTGGGCGCCGAGCTGACCGTCGACTACACCGATCCGGGCTGGACCGACGTGGTGCGCGCGGCGACCGGCGGCCTGGACGTGGTCTTCGACGGGGTGGGCGGCGAGATCGGCGCGGCGGCCCAGGAGCTGCTCAAGGACGGGGGCAGACTCAGCGCGTACGGCATGGCCGGCGGTCCCATGACCACCCCCGGCCCGCGCGTGACGGCCGTCCCCTGGCCGCAGACCGACCTGCGCGAGTTGTCGAGAGCGGCGCTGGCGGAGGCCGTGGCAGGCCGCCTGCGTCCCACGATCGGCGCCGTGCTCCCCTTGGAGTCCGCCGCCGAGGCGCATGCGGCCATCGAGTCGCGCGCGGTCAGAGGCAAGACCCTGCTGGTGCCGTGA
- a CDS encoding tetratricopeptide repeat protein: MIDGHRRPGGPYTVAAALLRHLVPQALERSADLVGAHDIEIRAAAPDLVDLVPARRATIDAGLTDDERILVPAPRRTLRLANGIAEFVRDAVPPGRTLAVCNVAEADSTDLELLDVMMRRIQPATLAIMLYSDGPEPAPDVRDTDELWALVDRSMREGFLHAVVELGERGMARTEPGGARWWTFAQRTATALAGLGRTAEAHAVWDQVRAASQDPAMHAASAYGTAMLDARHPDPARRDLLRARRWINEAIAISTILPDPAERAFKLGFDRNGLALIELRHGHLGAALSLVESAIELARELGERHPLHRMVLLANRAQLLAALGHTKEALEDYAAAIAVDPFFPDYYLERGNLLFKLGQHEEALADYERAMRAGPPLPEAYYNRAELRTVRGDTGGALADLGHVIELDPGYLDAYINRAGLLAATGRDEEARVDVMAGLALVPGNPHLLTVLGQLETAAGRLAEARAALDQAVEGAPGLAAAWGNRGVLRYTAGDVEGAVEDLSRAIELQPQPDLYTNRAIALRALGRAADADADDRRASLFS, translated from the coding sequence ATGATCGACGGGCATCGGCGGCCGGGCGGCCCTTACACGGTCGCCGCGGCCTTGTTGCGTCATCTGGTGCCGCAAGCCCTGGAACGGTCCGCCGACCTGGTGGGAGCCCATGACATCGAGATCCGCGCGGCGGCGCCCGACCTGGTCGATCTGGTCCCGGCGCGGCGCGCCACGATCGACGCCGGGCTGACCGACGACGAGCGCATCCTCGTGCCCGCGCCGCGCCGCACGCTGCGGCTGGCCAACGGGATCGCGGAGTTCGTCCGCGACGCCGTGCCCCCGGGACGGACGCTGGCCGTGTGCAACGTGGCCGAGGCCGACTCGACGGACCTGGAGCTGCTCGACGTCATGATGCGGCGGATCCAGCCCGCCACGCTGGCGATCATGTTGTACTCGGACGGCCCCGAGCCCGCTCCCGACGTCCGCGACACCGACGAGTTGTGGGCGCTGGTGGATCGCTCCATGCGGGAGGGTTTCCTGCACGCCGTCGTCGAGCTGGGGGAGCGCGGCATGGCCCGCACCGAGCCGGGCGGGGCGCGGTGGTGGACCTTCGCCCAGCGCACCGCGACCGCGCTCGCCGGACTGGGCCGGACCGCGGAGGCCCACGCGGTCTGGGATCAGGTGCGTGCCGCCAGCCAGGACCCGGCGATGCACGCCGCCAGCGCGTACGGCACCGCCATGCTCGACGCCCGCCACCCCGACCCCGCGCGGCGCGACCTTCTCAGGGCCAGGCGCTGGATCAACGAGGCGATCGCCATCTCCACCATCCTGCCCGACCCCGCCGAGCGCGCCTTCAAGCTCGGCTTCGACCGCAACGGGCTCGCCTTGATCGAGTTGCGGCACGGGCATCTCGGCGCCGCATTGTCGCTCGTCGAATCGGCCATCGAGCTGGCACGCGAGCTGGGGGAGCGGCATCCGCTGCATCGGATGGTGCTGCTGGCCAACCGGGCCCAGCTGCTCGCCGCGCTGGGGCACACCAAGGAGGCGCTGGAGGACTACGCGGCCGCGATCGCCGTCGACCCCTTCTTCCCCGACTACTACCTGGAACGCGGGAACCTGCTGTTCAAGCTCGGGCAGCACGAGGAGGCGCTGGCGGACTACGAGCGGGCGATGCGGGCCGGGCCGCCGCTGCCCGAGGCGTACTACAACCGGGCCGAGCTGCGGACCGTACGCGGCGACACCGGGGGCGCGCTCGCCGACCTGGGCCATGTGATCGAGCTGGACCCGGGCTACCTGGACGCCTACATCAACCGCGCCGGGCTGCTGGCCGCCACGGGCAGGGACGAGGAGGCCAGGGTCGACGTCATGGCCGGGCTCGCTCTCGTGCCCGGCAACCCGCATCTGCTCACGGTCCTCGGCCAGCTGGAGACGGCGGCCGGACGGCTCGCCGAGGCCAGGGCGGCGCTGGACCAGGCCGTGGAGGGCGCGCCCGGACTGGCGGCCGCTTGGGGGAACCGGGGAGTGTTGCGGTACACGGCCGGAGATGTGGAGGGCGCGGTCGAGGACCTGAGCCGAGCCATCGAGTTGCAGCCGCAGCCGGATCTCTACACCAACCGGGCCATCGCCCTGCGCGCACTGGGCCGTGCCGCCGATGCCGACGCGGACGACCGCCGGGCGAGTCTCTTCTCCTGA
- a CDS encoding DMT family transporter — protein sequence MAVVPAPRPLLGAVLLLFVSAAWGSAFPLMKDLMDRLPVEDLLAERYLIAALTLLLIRPHCLRGLSRGTWINGVVLGVTFGVGQTAQAVALDSLPSAVSGFAVGCSVVITPVLALFVFKSRVPRRIWAGVVLALAGMTAFTLMRGVEEHEFSLLALAATLFAAGLYAGHTLMLGQLSKGGTFHPYALTVIQLLTIGLLTGAVGARDGIALPADAPDWVLMAHLSVVSCALGFLARSYGQAHVPPVPSAILMSSQPLWVTAIAVIWFQEQLGWSMLVGGGLMAGAMLLALPATTAVPGKVRKRKNHDLLVVSRVAAKALADLKIKRADPLRLDSGAAAPYISKTACSDTASCPWNTRSLKGGGEPSLERLIERATIIVRARNLPGPGCCRSVTLLGRCLCDLMEESDQARTTALLRWFRSK from the coding sequence ATGGCAGTCGTGCCCGCTCCCCGCCCCCTCCTGGGAGCCGTGCTTCTGTTGTTCGTCAGTGCCGCTTGGGGGTCGGCCTTCCCGCTGATGAAAGATCTGATGGACCGGTTACCAGTGGAGGACCTGCTCGCCGAGCGGTATCTGATCGCCGCGCTGACGCTCCTTCTCATCCGGCCGCACTGCCTTCGGGGGCTTTCACGGGGCACGTGGATCAACGGGGTCGTTCTGGGGGTCACGTTCGGGGTCGGGCAGACGGCCCAGGCCGTCGCGCTGGACAGCCTGCCGTCGGCCGTGTCGGGGTTCGCCGTCGGGTGCAGTGTCGTGATCACGCCGGTCCTGGCGCTCTTCGTCTTCAAGTCGAGGGTGCCGCGCCGGATCTGGGCAGGCGTCGTGCTGGCCCTGGCCGGCATGACGGCGTTCACGCTGATGCGCGGGGTGGAGGAGCACGAGTTCTCGCTGCTCGCGCTCGCGGCCACGCTCTTCGCGGCTGGACTCTACGCCGGGCACACGCTCATGCTCGGCCAGTTGTCCAAGGGCGGCACGTTCCATCCGTACGCGCTGACCGTGATCCAGCTCCTCACCATCGGCCTGCTCACCGGGGCCGTCGGGGCGCGCGACGGGATCGCCCTGCCGGCCGACGCGCCGGACTGGGTGCTGATGGCGCATCTGTCCGTGGTCTCGTGTGCGCTGGGGTTCCTGGCCCGCTCGTACGGCCAGGCCCACGTCCCTCCGGTGCCGAGCGCGATCCTGATGTCGTCGCAGCCCCTGTGGGTCACGGCGATCGCGGTCATCTGGTTCCAGGAGCAACTGGGCTGGAGCATGCTGGTGGGCGGCGGGCTGATGGCAGGGGCGATGTTGCTCGCCCTGCCGGCCACGACGGCCGTGCCCGGGAAGGTACGCAAGCGCAAGAACCACGACCTTCTCGTCGTGTCTCGCGTGGCCGCCAAGGCGCTGGCCGACCTGAAGATCAAACGTGCCGATCCGCTGCGGCTCGACAGTGGGGCGGCGGCTCCGTACATCTCCAAGACGGCCTGCTCGGACACCGCGTCCTGTCCTTGGAACACCCGCTCGCTCAAGGGCGGCGGGGAGCCCAGCCTGGAGCGGCTGATCGAACGGGCCACGATTATCGTCCGCGCGAGGAACCTGCCGGGGCCCGGCTGCTGCCGGTCGGTCACGCTGCTGGGTCGCTGCTTGTGCGACTTGATGGAAGAATCCGACCAGGCGCGCACCACAGCATTGCTCCGCTGGTTTCGGTCCAAATAG
- a CDS encoding GNAT family N-acetyltransferase, which translates to MKLTIRRYRWSDLDTILALHQICLAEVGLFPGDGVYYDDDFPRIQEIYLACGGDFLVGEVSSHVVAMGGLRPVDTTTAEICRLRVHPDFQRRGFGAAMLGALEQRAVELGFHSVTGDTTLNQEAALALYERQGWRELSRRRVGDLTVVYGEKRLVLPAVLEL; encoded by the coding sequence ATGAAGTTGACGATCCGGCGCTATCGCTGGTCCGATCTCGACACAATCCTCGCGCTCCATCAGATCTGCCTCGCGGAGGTGGGTCTGTTTCCCGGCGACGGCGTCTACTACGACGACGACTTCCCGCGCATCCAGGAGATCTACCTGGCGTGCGGCGGGGACTTCCTCGTCGGTGAGGTGTCTTCGCACGTCGTCGCCATGGGCGGGCTGAGACCGGTGGACACCACGACGGCGGAGATCTGCCGCCTGAGAGTCCATCCCGACTTCCAGCGGCGTGGCTTCGGCGCGGCCATGCTCGGCGCGCTCGAGCAGCGCGCGGTGGAGCTCGGGTTCCACAGCGTCACCGGGGACACGACGCTCAACCAGGAGGCCGCGCTCGCGTTGTACGAGCGCCAGGGCTGGCGTGAGCTGTCCAGGCGGCGCGTGGGCGACCTGACCGTCGTCTACGGCGAGAAACGCCTGGTCCTGCCGGCCGTCCTCGAGCTCTGA
- a CDS encoding helix-turn-helix transcriptional regulator: MSGRQHRETEIARRIRAKGLAAGRTSAQIADEIHESCTTQFGTTRIKAHRLSYGIALADVIEQVRALFERDKKPVPGIGETLLSAYESGLKRPGPEYLHYLCTVYRVEPAALGYDGPCICGHGHRMPALTGGGESGERAPVLPMERELVIHPMGPDPDAQEDENILRRTLLNLLNVDTSLAELDGPVLGACEGIRRRMDETLVSATVSAAMLDQWEEATYSFGRQYTTTAPLRLLCDVLLELSAVRTAMARRQPTDLAERLCRMAAQLSGLSGMILINLGDHRLARSFFRTGRTAADETGDRALRAWVCARESLVPLYFGDAREALHLAKKSRDLAGSTPCPAQAMAPVVEARALAMMSGADSKKEVVDQAKRALARARNAFSHMREEDQEDVAFGYTEKQLYFYQGDVLTKLGQTIEAEVVLDQALTKYEDHIVDQTLIRLDQAQCRLIDGDVKEAIAIGTKALRLVGDEYLTDFIVRPALALEQAIMSVNADAPGLEDYRAALRRSKTQVKGGGA, translated from the coding sequence ATGTCCGGCAGGCAACACAGGGAGACGGAGATCGCGCGGCGGATCCGGGCCAAGGGCCTGGCCGCCGGCCGCACGTCAGCCCAGATAGCCGATGAGATCCACGAGTCTTGCACGACCCAGTTCGGCACGACGCGCATCAAGGCGCACCGTCTCTCCTACGGGATCGCCCTGGCCGACGTCATCGAGCAAGTCAGAGCTCTGTTCGAGCGTGACAAGAAGCCGGTGCCGGGCATCGGCGAGACGCTTCTGTCCGCGTACGAGAGCGGGCTCAAGCGCCCAGGGCCCGAATACCTTCACTACCTGTGCACCGTCTACCGCGTCGAGCCGGCCGCCCTCGGCTACGACGGGCCGTGCATCTGCGGCCACGGCCATCGGATGCCCGCCCTGACAGGCGGCGGGGAGTCGGGGGAGCGCGCCCCGGTGTTGCCGATGGAGCGTGAGCTGGTGATCCATCCGATGGGCCCCGACCCGGACGCCCAGGAAGATGAGAACATCCTCCGCCGCACCCTATTAAATCTGCTCAACGTGGACACCTCCCTCGCGGAGCTCGACGGCCCGGTGCTCGGGGCCTGCGAGGGCATCAGGCGCCGGATGGACGAGACCCTCGTGTCGGCCACCGTGTCGGCGGCGATGCTGGACCAGTGGGAGGAGGCCACGTACAGCTTCGGCCGCCAATACACCACGACGGCCCCGCTGCGGCTGCTGTGCGATGTGCTGCTGGAGCTCAGCGCCGTGCGCACGGCCATGGCCCGGCGCCAGCCGACGGACCTGGCCGAGCGCCTGTGCAGGATGGCCGCCCAGTTGTCCGGGCTGAGCGGCATGATTCTGATCAACCTCGGCGATCACCGGCTGGCCCGCTCGTTCTTCCGCACCGGGCGTACGGCGGCCGACGAGACGGGCGACCGCGCGCTGCGGGCGTGGGTGTGCGCCCGCGAGTCGCTCGTGCCCCTCTACTTCGGCGACGCCCGCGAGGCGCTGCACCTGGCAAAGAAGAGCCGCGACCTGGCCGGCTCGACGCCGTGCCCCGCTCAGGCCATGGCGCCGGTCGTCGAGGCCAGGGCGCTGGCCATGATGTCGGGGGCGGACAGCAAGAAAGAGGTCGTCGACCAGGCCAAGCGGGCCCTTGCCCGGGCCAGGAACGCCTTCTCGCACATGCGCGAGGAGGACCAGGAGGACGTGGCGTTCGGCTACACCGAGAAGCAGCTCTACTTCTACCAGGGCGACGTGCTCACCAAGCTGGGCCAGACGATCGAGGCGGAGGTGGTTCTCGACCAGGCCCTGACCAAATATGAGGACCACATCGTCGACCAGACGCTGATCAGGCTCGACCAGGCGCAGTGCCGCCTGATCGACGGCGACGTCAAGGAGGCGATCGCCATCGGGACGAAGGCGCTGAGGCTGGTCGGGGACGAATACCTGACCGACTTCATCGTGCGACCGGCCCTGGCGCTGGAGCAGGCCATCATGTCCGTGAACGCCGACGCTCCAGGACTGGAGGACTACCGGGCCGCGTTGCGGCGGTCCAAGACCCAAGTGAAAGGGGGCGGTGCATGA
- a CDS encoding mechanosensitive ion channel family protein has translation MFGNAPWAGLVSSAIVIVLIVVLAFVVRKVAHRLIARVVNRAATGGPLTSRFRRGAATDGIDALLHERRKQRAETMGSVLKHVASIVIMGTAVLTVLDRLTIPIAPLLTSVGILGVAIGFGAQELVKDFIAGMFMLLEDQYGVGDVIDAGPAVGTVEAVTLRVTRLRDVDGRVWYVRNGTITRVGNESQGWSRAYMDVPVAYDSDIVGVKVLLEHVAEEIWADPELREAKIVEPPKVFGVEQLSDSSLVFRITAKTLPSAQAEVARELRLRVKAALDAAGITMVPTA, from the coding sequence ATGTTCGGGAATGCCCCCTGGGCGGGGTTGGTGTCGAGTGCGATCGTGATCGTGCTGATCGTCGTGCTCGCGTTCGTGGTCCGCAAGGTCGCGCATCGGCTGATCGCACGGGTCGTCAATCGTGCGGCGACCGGAGGCCCGCTCACGAGCAGGTTCCGCAGGGGCGCCGCGACCGACGGCATCGACGCACTGCTCCACGAGCGGCGAAAGCAACGGGCCGAGACCATGGGGTCGGTGCTCAAGCACGTCGCCTCGATCGTCATCATGGGCACCGCCGTGCTGACCGTGCTCGACCGGCTCACGATCCCGATCGCGCCACTGCTGACCAGCGTCGGCATCCTCGGCGTGGCCATCGGCTTCGGCGCCCAGGAGCTCGTCAAAGACTTCATCGCGGGCATGTTCATGTTGCTGGAGGACCAATACGGCGTCGGCGACGTGATCGACGCGGGCCCCGCCGTGGGCACGGTCGAGGCCGTGACCCTGCGCGTCACCAGGTTGCGCGACGTGGACGGCCGGGTCTGGTACGTCCGCAACGGCACGATCACCAGGGTCGGCAACGAGTCGCAGGGCTGGTCCCGGGCCTACATGGACGTCCCGGTGGCCTACGACTCCGACATCGTGGGCGTGAAGGTGCTGCTGGAGCACGTCGCGGAGGAGATCTGGGCCGACCCCGAGCTGCGCGAGGCCAAGATCGTGGAGCCGCCGAAGGTGTTCGGCGTGGAGCAGCTGTCGGACAGCTCGCTGGTGTTCCGCATCACCGCCAAGACGCTGCCCTCCGCCCAGGCGGAGGTGGCCAGGGAGCTCAGGCTCAGGGTCAAGGCCGCGCTCGACGCCGCGGGCATCACGATGGTCCCCACCGCATAA
- a CDS encoding globin: MSVTETSFYDAVGGEETFRRLVHRFYEGVAEDPVLRPLYPEPDLTGAEERLRGFLIQYWGGPKTYSEQRGHPRLRMRHMPFVIGEPEREAWLRHMRDAVDSLDLPEELETKLWDYLVYAAHSLVNSPA, encoded by the coding sequence ATGAGCGTGACTGAGACCTCCTTCTACGACGCCGTCGGGGGCGAGGAGACCTTCCGGCGCCTCGTGCACCGCTTCTACGAGGGGGTCGCCGAAGACCCGGTGCTGCGGCCGCTCTACCCCGAGCCCGACCTGACGGGCGCGGAGGAGCGGCTGCGGGGCTTCCTCATCCAATACTGGGGCGGCCCCAAGACCTACAGCGAGCAGCGCGGCCACCCCCGGCTGCGCATGCGGCACATGCCGTTCGTGATCGGCGAGCCGGAGCGTGAGGCCTGGCTGCGGCACATGCGTGACGCGGTCGACTCGCTCGACCTGCCGGAGGAGCTGGAGACCAAGCTCTGGGACTATCTGGTCTACGCGGCCCACAGTCTGGTGAACTCACCCGCATAA
- a CDS encoding glycoside hydrolase family 13 protein produces the protein MDIPWWRDAVVYEIYVRSFADASGDGVGDLAGVRQHLPYLRRLGVDAIWLTPFYPSPMADGGYDVADYRGVDPLFGSLADFDALVADAHELGLRVLVDIVPNHSSSEHPWFQAALRGEGRDRYIFRDTINNWQSTFSGPAWTQVADGQYYLHLFAPGQPDFNWRNPEVHQEFLDILRFWLDRGVDGFRIDVAMGLYKAEGLPDVGDQSFKAVSPVWGQPEVHNVYRDWRRLLDSYPGERMAVGEVWTDSPDDLALYVRPDELQQSFNFAWLQAPWSPTAFKKVIDDTLGTVPFATWVLSNHDVVRHRTRYETADPGTGLARARAALLTMLALPGSAYLYQGEELGLPEVTDLPAEARQDPVFFQSEGKLPGRDGCRVPIPWTVDTPSYGFAPGGVEPWLPQPATFAELSVEKQEGDADSTLEFYRRALACRREVVREIPYTLEWQDSPEGALFFTRGRLICAINCGTLPVRLPEHDTVLLASGPLKRDLLPPDTAVWLSS, from the coding sequence ATGGATATCCCCTGGTGGCGTGATGCCGTCGTCTACGAGATCTATGTACGCAGCTTCGCCGACGCCTCAGGAGACGGCGTCGGCGACCTGGCCGGGGTGCGGCAACACCTTCCGTATCTGCGACGGCTGGGGGTCGACGCCATCTGGCTGACACCGTTCTACCCCTCCCCCATGGCCGACGGGGGCTATGACGTGGCGGACTACCGCGGCGTCGATCCGCTGTTCGGCTCGCTCGCCGACTTCGACGCGCTGGTGGCCGACGCGCATGAGCTCGGGCTGCGGGTGCTCGTCGACATCGTGCCCAACCACAGCTCCTCCGAGCATCCCTGGTTCCAGGCGGCGCTGCGGGGCGAGGGCCGCGACCGGTACATCTTCCGCGACACGATCAACAACTGGCAGTCCACCTTCAGCGGTCCCGCCTGGACGCAGGTGGCGGACGGCCAGTACTACCTGCATCTGTTCGCTCCCGGACAGCCCGACTTCAACTGGCGCAATCCTGAAGTGCACCAGGAGTTCCTCGACATCCTGCGGTTCTGGCTGGACCGGGGTGTGGACGGGTTCCGCATCGACGTGGCCATGGGCCTGTACAAGGCGGAAGGCCTGCCTGACGTGGGCGACCAGTCGTTCAAGGCGGTCTCCCCGGTGTGGGGGCAGCCCGAGGTGCACAACGTCTACCGTGACTGGCGGCGGCTGCTCGACAGCTATCCGGGCGAGCGCATGGCCGTGGGCGAGGTGTGGACCGACAGCCCCGACGACCTCGCGCTCTACGTACGTCCCGACGAACTGCAGCAGAGCTTCAACTTCGCCTGGCTGCAGGCGCCGTGGTCGCCGACGGCGTTCAAGAAGGTCATCGACGACACGCTGGGCACGGTGCCGTTCGCGACGTGGGTGCTGTCCAACCACGACGTCGTACGCCACCGCACCCGCTACGAGACGGCCGACCCCGGCACCGGCCTGGCGCGGGCCAGGGCGGCGCTGCTCACCATGCTGGCCCTGCCGGGCTCCGCCTACCTCTACCAGGGCGAGGAACTGGGCCTGCCCGAGGTCACCGACCTGCCGGCGGAGGCCAGGCAGGATCCGGTGTTCTTCCAGTCGGAGGGCAAGCTCCCGGGGCGGGACGGGTGCCGGGTGCCGATCCCGTGGACGGTGGACACGCCCTCGTACGGATTCGCACCGGGCGGGGTGGAGCCGTGGTTGCCGCAGCCGGCGACGTTCGCGGAGCTGAGCGTCGAGAAGCAGGAGGGCGACGCCGACTCGACGCTGGAGTTCTACCGGCGGGCACTGGCCTGCCGCCGGGAGGTGGTGAGGGAAATTCCTTATACCTTGGAGTGGCAGGACTCCCCCGAGGGTGCGCTTTTCTTTACCCGCGGCCGGTTGATCTGCGCGATCAATTGCGGCACCCTGCCGGTACGCCTTCCCGAGCACGACACCGTGCTGCTGGCGAGCGGGCCGCTCAAGCGGGACCTGCTGCCGCCCGACACGGCCGTGTGGTTGTCGTCATAA
- a CDS encoding MFS transporter, whose product MSWPTSNVSPYEALVDAGAGRQRPCQCHLGLFALPLVMPEIVRHFGVSLPVAGIMANAPAFGILFALVAWGALADRHGERLILGIGVGLAAVLFAAVAFVDRAWAVVVLLALAGAAGSAAMVGGGRIVLRWFQPPERGVAMGLRQVSFTLGMAVGAFTLPPVARAYGLPGVLLVCAGTSLLAAVLAAIFLAEPPHELAGRGTAPAGSPYRQPALWRVHATSALHVVPQIVVSTYGVSCLVELYGWDGVAAGQLFGVAAIGGAALRVAVGRWSDRTGLRMRPLLLITLANVGVLALLAGGTLTRTWLGPAMLALAALMTVAGNGLAYLAAGELAGPAWAGRVLGTHNTIQNSVSLVATPLAGVLMESVGFWAGFAAGLACTLLSVPVVPVRGERPKGL is encoded by the coding sequence GAAATCGTGCGACATTTCGGTGTGTCGCTGCCGGTGGCGGGAATCATGGCGAACGCCCCGGCCTTTGGCATTCTGTTCGCCCTCGTCGCCTGGGGAGCGCTCGCCGACCGGCACGGTGAGCGGCTGATCCTGGGTATCGGCGTGGGGCTGGCCGCCGTGTTGTTCGCCGCCGTCGCGTTCGTCGACCGGGCGTGGGCGGTCGTCGTGCTCCTCGCCCTGGCGGGCGCGGCGGGGTCGGCCGCGATGGTCGGCGGCGGCCGGATCGTGCTGCGCTGGTTCCAGCCTCCCGAGCGCGGCGTCGCCATGGGCCTGCGCCAGGTCTCCTTCACTCTCGGCATGGCCGTCGGCGCGTTCACGCTACCGCCCGTCGCCCGGGCGTACGGCCTGCCCGGCGTGCTCCTGGTCTGCGCGGGCACGAGCCTGCTCGCCGCCGTGCTGGCCGCGATCTTCCTGGCCGAGCCGCCGCACGAGCTCGCCGGCCGCGGCACGGCGCCGGCGGGCTCGCCGTACCGGCAACCGGCGTTGTGGCGGGTGCACGCCACCAGCGCGCTGCACGTGGTGCCGCAGATCGTGGTCAGCACGTACGGCGTGAGCTGCCTGGTCGAGCTCTACGGCTGGGACGGTGTGGCGGCCGGGCAGCTGTTCGGCGTGGCCGCGATCGGCGGGGCCGCCCTCCGCGTCGCGGTGGGGCGCTGGTCCGACCGGACCGGGCTGCGCATGCGGCCTCTGCTGTTGATCACTCTCGCCAACGTCGGCGTGCTGGCGCTGCTGGCCGGCGGCACGCTCACGCGCACCTGGCTCGGGCCCGCGATGCTCGCGCTGGCCGCGTTGATGACCGTGGCCGGCAACGGGCTCGCCTACCTGGCGGCAGGCGAGCTCGCCGGCCCCGCATGGGCGGGCAGGGTGCTCGGCACCCACAACACCATTCAGAACTCCGTCTCCCTGGTCGCCACTCCGCTGGCCGGGGTGTTGATGGAAAGTGTGGGGTTCTGGGCGGGCTTCGCGGCGGGGCTGGCGTGCACGCTGCTGTCCGTGCCCGTCGTGCCCGTCCGCGGCGAGCGCCCCAAGGGTTTATGA